One Kitasatospora sp. MAP12-44 DNA segment encodes these proteins:
- a CDS encoding transposase, translating into MRDLVAGGIAWRAVPADFPAWDRVYAFFRRWRDTGLVAEFHDRLRDRVRKEAGRDPEPTAGIIDSQSVKGAASVPAASRGFDGGKKTSDAKRCQAASAR; encoded by the coding sequence CGCGGGCGGCATCGCCTGGAGGGCGGTGCCTGCGGACTTTCCCGCGTGGGACCGCGTCTACGCCTTCTTCAGGCGCTGGCGTGACACGGGCCTGGTCGCCGAGTTCCACGACCGGCTGCGCGACCGGGTCCGGAAGGAGGCGGGCCGTGATCCGGAGCCGACCGCCGGGATCATCGACTCCCAGTCGGTGAAGGGGGCGGCGTCCGTGCCAGCGGCGAGCCGGGGGTTCGACGGCGGGAAGAAGACATCCGATGCGAAAAGGTGTCAAGCAGCCAGTGCCAGGTGA